The proteins below are encoded in one region of Ferroplasma acidiphilum:
- a CDS encoding isoaspartyl peptidase/L-asparaginase, with product MKNQIVIHGGANSPSTLNEKLQKILDNLDVNGSSLDLAVKSVVMMEDDPTFNAGTGSVPRIDGSIQMDAAVMSDSGFGSVMCIENVKHPVMVARDVMEKSPHIMLAGEGAVEFARKLEYEYYNPETEKSREMMDKLKASIKNNTLPEKFKFMVKSSSDTVGAVARIDDKFAAAVSTGGAFPMLRGRVGDSPVIGAGIYQGEKGAVVATGIGEDIAKDLLSFRIYQQIGTDDLNEIVKKEIDKFKVSVGIIAISDNEYSVYANTDMAHAEREL from the coding sequence ATGAAAAATCAGATAGTTATCCACGGTGGTGCTAATAGCCCCTCAACGCTCAATGAAAAGCTTCAAAAGATACTGGATAATCTGGATGTGAATGGTTCTTCCCTGGATTTAGCAGTAAAATCTGTTGTAATGATGGAGGATGATCCAACATTCAATGCAGGAACCGGTTCTGTGCCGAGGATTGATGGTTCCATACAGATGGATGCCGCAGTAATGTCGGATTCGGGCTTCGGCTCTGTTATGTGCATAGAAAATGTGAAACACCCGGTTATGGTTGCAAGGGATGTAATGGAGAAAAGCCCACATATAATGCTCGCCGGGGAAGGAGCTGTTGAGTTCGCACGCAAGCTTGAATATGAATATTATAACCCTGAAACCGAGAAAAGCAGGGAGATGATGGATAAACTTAAAGCTTCTATTAAAAACAATACACTTCCTGAAAAATTTAAGTTTATGGTTAAAAGTTCCAGTGATACAGTTGGGGCTGTGGCAAGGATTGATGATAAATTTGCTGCTGCAGTTTCGACAGGTGGAGCTTTTCCCATGTTAAGGGGAAGGGTGGGCGATTCTCCAGTTATCGGTGCAGGCATATACCAGGGCGAAAAAGGTGCTGTTGTGGCTACCGGCATAGGTGAGGACATAGCAAAGGACCTATTATCTTTCAGAATATACCAGCAAATTGGAACAGATGACCTGAACGAAATAGTTAAAAAAGAAATAGATAAATTTAAAGTTTCTGTGGGAATCATAGCAATCAGCGATAATGAATATTCTGTATATGCCAATACGGATATGGCACATGCGGAAAGAGAATTATGA
- a CDS encoding antitoxin VapB family protein: MYAGIICTVKVISITYDIYAELKALKGDKSFPAILEELLNNQKGNPQILDNCIGILSEEEANTIENDTSNNRKRSMNRN; this comes from the coding sequence ATATATGCCGGTATAATATGTACGGTAAAAGTAATTTCTATTACCTATGATATTTATGCAGAATTAAAAGCATTGAAGGGAGATAAATCCTTTCCAGCCATTTTAGAAGAACTCCTGAACAATCAAAAGGGGAATCCACAAATACTGGATAATTGTATTGGAATTTTAAGCGAGGAAGAAGCAAACACAATTGAAAATGATACCAGTAATAACAGAAAGAGATCAATGAATAGAAATTGA
- a CDS encoding GHMP family kinase ATP-binding protein — protein MITVYSPLRISFAGGGTDISPFYERYGGAVLNTTIDRGIMIRYEDDGSSLEVSSRDFLRTALISTNNRTMENKIIDMFMENGINTGRVIMNSDVPPGSGLGSSSALINGILKMINAIKKRNVDPYELAKESYLTEKDKFNIILGKQDPYAISIGGLKYMEFRENVDSTQKFDLSDPFVKDLQSSILLVYTGNTRESSRSLQDQVTKSEHGDEQTMENLNKIKHLALEMSKAISAHNRNEVCNIINEGWNIKKSLGANVTNQRIDEIISYAKENGAKSAKLLGGGSEGFILLIGEKNGIDSLQRKMMLKSDFVIRVRFDNCGTRVINNYI, from the coding sequence ATGATAACGGTTTACAGCCCTTTGAGAATCAGTTTTGCAGGAGGAGGCACAGATATTAGCCCATTTTACGAAAGGTACGGTGGTGCAGTCCTGAACACTACAATAGATCGGGGAATTATGATACGTTATGAGGATGATGGTAGCTCGCTTGAGGTTTCATCCAGAGATTTCCTGAGAACTGCGCTTATTTCAACAAATAACAGAACTATGGAAAACAAAATTATTGACATGTTCATGGAAAACGGCATAAACACCGGCAGGGTAATAATGAATAGTGATGTCCCTCCAGGTTCAGGGCTTGGCTCCAGTTCTGCACTCATAAATGGAATATTAAAAATGATAAATGCAATAAAAAAAAGGAATGTAGACCCCTATGAACTGGCAAAAGAATCATATCTTACTGAAAAGGATAAATTTAACATTATACTGGGCAAACAGGATCCATATGCAATCTCTATTGGTGGTTTAAAGTATATGGAATTTCGAGAAAACGTTGATAGTACACAGAAATTTGACCTGTCGGATCCATTCGTGAAAGATCTCCAGAGTTCCATATTGCTGGTTTATACAGGCAATACGCGGGAAAGTTCCAGAAGCCTTCAGGATCAGGTAACTAAATCTGAACATGGTGATGAGCAAACAATGGAAAATTTGAATAAAATCAAACACCTTGCACTGGAAATGAGTAAAGCCATTAGCGCGCATAATAGAAATGAGGTATGCAATATAATTAATGAGGGGTGGAATATTAAAAAATCTCTTGGAGCAAATGTAACAAACCAGCGCATAGATGAAATAATAAGCTATGCAAAGGAAAATGGGGCAAAATCAGCCAAATTGCTTGGCGGAGGTTCTGAAGGTTTTATTCTTTTAATTGGAGAAAAGAATGGCATAGATTCACTTCAGAGGAAAATGATGTTAAAATCTGATTTTGTAATCCGCGTCCGTTTTGACAACTGCGGAACGAGGGTAATAAATAACTATATTTAG
- a CDS encoding MFS transporter has product MDHRYGILTVTTLSTLMAAIDSTIVYLALPAMGQTFHSGISYLTLVVAAYIISTTVMLVPAIEITKRIGNRNFYIIGFSIFTVSSLIIAVSLNIAMVIIFRFVEGIGAGIMTSSDIPIILGAFRKGERGKAIGLNSIAWSIGTLIGPVLGGFLVAINWRYIFLINVPIGIGTMFAGYKIIKKDKVDKLPIKYKSTISMALFLIPLIMGIALINEYYLLIALIILPVFIYVQIKQPVIDRKLLGNIRFSLITLASFLESFVFFSVLFALSLYFQSDLGLSSIDTGLIIFTYPVASIVSSPIGGILYDRYRHPETIMAIGTILECVPVLIIGIYLKYIPELLLIAGFGGSFFWSPSTTMITDALGEKFRVQANNAMFILRNIGIITAISILPLFILHFSRINVSIGEIFVSKARIDISAGIGAYLVFTAIISLSSLIFIFVYHRRARSSNTMDTAGVVDLQHRTIK; this is encoded by the coding sequence ATGGATCACAGGTATGGAATTCTGACGGTGACCACACTGAGTACATTGATGGCCGCTATAGATTCTACTATCGTATATCTTGCCCTCCCGGCCATGGGGCAAACATTCCACTCCGGGATATCATACCTGACACTTGTAGTGGCTGCATATATAATTTCAACAACGGTTATGCTGGTACCTGCAATAGAGATCACAAAGAGGATCGGCAACAGGAATTTCTATATAATCGGTTTTTCTATATTTACCGTTTCTTCACTTATTATTGCAGTGTCATTGAATATTGCAATGGTTATAATTTTCAGGTTTGTGGAAGGCATTGGGGCCGGAATAATGACATCTTCAGATATACCAATAATCCTAGGAGCTTTCAGGAAAGGCGAAAGGGGCAAAGCCATAGGGTTGAATTCTATTGCATGGTCTATAGGAACTCTTATCGGCCCTGTTCTTGGAGGATTCCTTGTTGCAATTAACTGGAGATATATTTTTCTCATAAATGTCCCAATAGGCATAGGCACAATGTTTGCCGGTTATAAAATAATAAAGAAAGATAAAGTAGATAAATTGCCAATCAAATACAAATCTACAATTTCAATGGCATTGTTTTTAATACCGTTAATTATGGGAATCGCACTGATAAATGAATACTATCTGCTTATTGCCCTTATTATCCTGCCAGTATTTATATATGTTCAGATAAAGCAACCTGTAATAGACAGAAAATTGCTGGGAAATATAAGGTTCTCCCTGATAACCCTTGCATCTTTCCTGGAATCTTTTGTCTTTTTCTCTGTATTATTCGCTCTGAGCCTTTATTTCCAGAGTGATCTGGGATTAAGCAGCATAGATACCGGGCTTATAATATTTACATATCCGGTAGCTTCTATAGTTTCAAGCCCCATAGGAGGGATATTATACGACCGGTATAGACATCCCGAGACAATTATGGCAATAGGGACAATACTTGAATGTGTGCCTGTACTTATAATTGGAATTTATCTAAAATATATACCTGAACTACTGCTTATAGCAGGATTTGGCGGTTCATTTTTCTGGTCTCCTTCCACAACAATGATAACGGATGCCCTTGGAGAGAAATTCCGTGTCCAGGCGAACAATGCAATGTTCATATTGAGAAACATTGGAATTATTACTGCAATTTCAATTTTGCCACTGTTTATTCTTCACTTTTCAAGAATCAATGTTAGCATTGGTGAAATATTTGTATCAAAAGCCAGGATAGATATTTCAGCCGGCATCGGCGCATATCTTGTTTTTACCGCAATAATCTCCCTATCATCACTGATTTTTATATTTGTATATCATCGCAGGGCAAGGAGCAGCAATACTATGGATACAGCAGGTGTTGTAGACCTGCAACATCGAACTATTAAATAA
- a CDS encoding cytochrome P450 codes for MEHDVFQYYRKMRKESPVHFNNDTGSWDVFDYKSVYFVLMNPDTYSSDPSYAGNIPENRQGPGASFITMDNPDHKELRNVTVPYFLTSKITGYRDMIESTSRKLMAGINKDSDFIRDYAVMLPVTVISELLGVPENDRSKFKEWSDYIIGNRSDAGIQDLNRYMYSTMAEIFKTNTEDNIISTINKGLYHSEPLSINQKIGYVMLLVIGGNETTTNLIGNMVKVLSEHPEIADKLRQEPELKKGFIEETLRYYSPIQFLPHRFAARDSVLNGQEIKKGQRLSIWLGSANRDGTKFEDPDTFNMEREKNDHLAFGMGIHMCLGSPLARLEAEIALNDILNKFKHVKINAEKTAMLKNPMVYGFSTMQLDD; via the coding sequence ATGGAACATGACGTATTCCAGTATTACAGGAAAATGAGAAAGGAAAGCCCTGTGCATTTCAATAATGATACCGGTTCATGGGATGTATTTGATTATAAATCAGTTTATTTTGTTTTAATGAACCCTGACACATACTCATCAGATCCATCATATGCCGGAAATATCCCGGAAAACAGGCAGGGCCCCGGGGCAAGTTTTATTACAATGGACAACCCTGACCATAAAGAACTCCGCAATGTAACGGTACCCTATTTCCTTACATCTAAAATAACTGGATACCGGGATATGATAGAATCTACATCAAGGAAGCTTATGGCAGGCATTAACAAAGATTCAGACTTCATCAGGGACTACGCAGTTATGTTGCCGGTAACTGTAATCTCAGAATTGCTCGGAGTTCCTGAGAACGATCGCAGCAAATTCAAGGAATGGTCGGATTATATAATTGGAAACAGGTCAGATGCGGGAATCCAGGATCTGAACAGGTACATGTATTCTACAATGGCAGAAATTTTCAAAACTAACACTGAAGACAATATTATTTCTACAATCAATAAAGGGTTATACCACTCAGAGCCCCTATCAATTAACCAGAAAATAGGATATGTTATGCTGCTTGTAATAGGGGGAAATGAAACAACAACGAATTTAATAGGGAATATGGTTAAGGTTCTCTCTGAACATCCTGAAATTGCAGATAAGTTGAGGCAAGAACCGGAACTTAAAAAGGGATTCATTGAAGAAACACTGAGGTATTATTCACCTATTCAATTCCTCCCGCATAGATTTGCTGCACGGGATTCTGTTCTCAATGGACAGGAAATTAAAAAAGGCCAGAGGCTATCCATATGGCTGGGATCAGCAAACCGTGACGGAACGAAATTTGAAGACCCTGATACCTTTAATATGGAAAGGGAGAAAAATGACCATCTTGCTTTTGGTATGGGAATACACATGTGCCTGGGTTCGCCACTCGCCCGCCTGGAAGCAGAAATTGCCCTTAATGATATTCTCAATAAATTCAAGCATGTAAAGATCAATGCAGAAAAAACTGCCATGTTGAAAAATCCTATGGTTTACGGATTCAGCACTATGCAACTGGATGATTAA
- the sfsA gene encoding DNA/RNA nuclease SfsA, which translates to MYPFIERESGYVVAKFPDLIEAKVVSRPNRFMVKAMVDDKEVDVHIHDPGRLEELIFPGNSILIRETNGTKTHYSVTFCKNGDIWTFNDSRYHSGIASMFIQEGWQREVKVGNSRLDFRLNNAYIEVKSATLVENGIARFPDAPTLRGKKHLETLMDLIASGYESFVLFLIFNEDAKCFLPNTARDPEFSHAYYSALEHGVKFQYLVFSSRGGEIVLKDSISMCNP; encoded by the coding sequence ATGTATCCATTTATAGAGAGGGAATCGGGATATGTTGTTGCAAAATTTCCGGACCTTATTGAAGCAAAAGTTGTCTCCCGTCCAAATAGATTCATGGTAAAAGCAATGGTAGACGATAAGGAAGTGGATGTTCATATACACGATCCAGGAAGGCTTGAAGAACTTATATTTCCCGGGAATTCAATACTGATAAGGGAAACTAATGGTACAAAAACACATTATTCTGTAACTTTTTGCAAAAATGGTGATATCTGGACATTTAACGATTCCAGATACCATTCCGGTATAGCCTCTATGTTTATCCAGGAAGGGTGGCAGAGGGAGGTTAAAGTTGGGAACAGCAGATTGGATTTCAGGCTTAACAATGCATACATAGAAGTAAAGTCTGCAACACTTGTAGAAAATGGGATTGCCAGATTTCCCGATGCACCCACCCTGAGGGGAAAAAAGCATCTTGAAACCCTTATGGATCTTATAGCCTCGGGTTATGAATCATTTGTTTTATTTCTCATTTTCAATGAGGATGCTAAATGTTTTCTTCCAAATACTGCCAGGGACCCTGAATTTTCACATGCATATTATTCAGCTCTGGAACACGGGGTAAAATTCCAGTACCTTGTATTTTCCTCACGTGGTGGTGAAATTGTTTTAAAAGATTCAATATCCATGTGCAATCCCTGA
- a CDS encoding M20 family metallo-hydrolase — MELVKASDREFIVAVAQRLLAITSISPQSGGEGELKKSLELKKILNELGYDSYNEYNTTDNTGTIRPNIVLKLGSSSKTLWVICHMDTVPVGDISLWKHEPFKATIEGDKIYGRGSEDNGQSIFTMLLLLKHIKREQMKMNLNVAFVSDEETGNDYGIKYLISKGIFAKDDLIIVPDAGTEGGFIIETAEKSTMQLKFEINGIQGHASMPENSLNAFRVACKFIDLMDFNLHDQFGKTNKLFVPPYSTFEPTKHEQNIENINTIPGRDVFYWDFRILPQYPADEILKSIDGLIEKFSKTSGAKIKYTVIDRVDAPDPTPDGAEIVVLLKKAIKSVIGKDAFTVGIGGETFASFLRGKGFSVAVWSTTVIESAHMPDEYCLIPHILQDIEVYKYILYN, encoded by the coding sequence ATGGAACTGGTTAAAGCATCAGATAGGGAATTTATAGTTGCAGTTGCACAGAGACTATTAGCCATTACATCTATTTCACCACAATCCGGTGGAGAAGGAGAGCTTAAAAAATCTCTGGAATTAAAAAAAATCCTGAACGAACTTGGCTATGACAGTTATAACGAGTATAATACCACGGACAATACCGGGACAATAAGGCCGAATATTGTATTAAAATTAGGGAGTTCCAGTAAAACCTTATGGGTCATATGCCATATGGACACTGTTCCTGTGGGGGATATATCACTCTGGAAGCATGAGCCTTTTAAGGCTACCATAGAAGGAGATAAAATTTATGGTAGGGGGTCAGAAGATAATGGCCAATCAATATTTACCATGCTTCTTTTGCTCAAGCATATTAAAAGAGAGCAAATGAAAATGAACCTTAACGTAGCATTCGTATCGGATGAGGAAACAGGAAATGATTACGGAATTAAATACCTTATCTCGAAAGGCATATTCGCTAAAGATGATCTTATTATCGTTCCTGACGCAGGAACAGAGGGCGGCTTTATTATAGAAACAGCAGAGAAATCCACCATGCAGTTAAAGTTTGAAATAAATGGCATTCAGGGCCATGCCAGCATGCCTGAAAATTCATTGAATGCCTTCCGTGTAGCGTGCAAATTCATAGACCTGATGGATTTCAACCTGCATGATCAGTTCGGGAAGACAAATAAATTGTTCGTGCCGCCATATTCCACATTTGAACCAACAAAGCACGAACAGAATATTGAAAACATTAACACTATACCGGGCAGGGATGTTTTTTACTGGGATTTTAGAATACTTCCCCAGTACCCTGCAGACGAAATATTAAAAAGCATAGATGGTCTCATAGAGAAATTTTCCAAAACATCCGGTGCCAAAATTAAATACACTGTTATTGACAGGGTTGATGCACCGGATCCAACACCTGATGGTGCTGAGATAGTAGTATTGTTAAAAAAGGCAATAAAATCTGTTATCGGGAAAGATGCCTTTACGGTAGGAATTGGTGGTGAGACATTTGCATCTTTTTTAAGGGGAAAGGGGTTTTCTGTTGCCGTATGGTCAACCACCGTAATTGAGAGTGCGCACATGCCGGATGAATACTGCCTTATACCACATATATTGCAGGATATTGAGGTCTACAAATATATTCTTTATAATTAA
- the thrC gene encoding threonine synthase, producing the protein MTHSVLKCPSCNAEYTIDSNIYICGKCGNILDVFHNNMEYSLTNMKGVWKYKNLIHPEIPEKAIITRGEGNTMLYRNARISNYSGVDKIFLKHEGENPTGSFKDRGMTVAVSEAVRLNFNKTLCASTGNTSAAAASYSAFGGIESYVMIPGKNVSANKLFQAIAYGANIVDIEGDFDTAMENVKKAIAKRNDFYILNSLNPWRIEGQKTIIYEIMEKIKPDFITFPAGNLGNTSAFGKALMDLRALGVIDYVPKLVAIQASGASPFYDYINGKEDTIHPVKAETIASAIKIGNPVNYKKAKRAIEFTKGIVEKVTDEQIMEAKREIDRSGIGCEPASAASVAGVKKLKESGIISRGDTVASILTGNILKDVSLVSEHKTLSIQDIFQ; encoded by the coding sequence ATGACTCATTCTGTTTTGAAATGCCCTTCCTGCAATGCCGAATATACCATAGACAGCAACATATATATATGCGGGAAATGTGGAAACATACTTGATGTGTTCCATAATAATATGGAATACTCATTAACAAATATGAAGGGGGTATGGAAATATAAGAATCTTATACATCCCGAAATCCCGGAAAAAGCTATAATTACAAGGGGAGAAGGCAATACAATGCTTTACCGCAATGCCAGAATTTCAAATTACTCCGGAGTTGATAAAATATTCCTCAAACACGAGGGTGAAAATCCAACCGGGTCGTTCAAGGACAGGGGAATGACAGTAGCTGTTTCTGAAGCTGTAAGGCTTAACTTTAATAAAACCCTCTGTGCCTCTACCGGAAATACATCAGCGGCTGCTGCAAGCTATAGTGCTTTTGGTGGCATAGAGAGTTATGTAATGATTCCTGGCAAAAATGTCTCGGCAAATAAATTATTCCAGGCTATTGCATACGGTGCAAACATAGTGGATATTGAAGGTGATTTTGACACCGCCATGGAGAATGTGAAGAAAGCTATAGCTAAACGGAATGATTTTTATATTCTCAATTCATTAAATCCATGGAGAATAGAGGGGCAAAAAACAATAATATACGAGATCATGGAAAAGATTAAACCGGATTTTATAACGTTCCCTGCCGGAAACCTCGGGAATACATCTGCATTTGGCAAAGCCCTCATGGACCTTAGAGCCCTCGGAGTTATAGACTATGTGCCAAAGCTTGTTGCAATCCAGGCTTCAGGCGCGTCACCATTTTATGATTATATCAATGGAAAAGAAGACACTATTCATCCGGTTAAGGCAGAAACCATAGCAAGTGCAATTAAAATTGGAAATCCGGTAAATTACAAAAAAGCTAAAAGGGCCATAGAATTTACAAAGGGAATAGTTGAAAAGGTTACGGATGAACAGATAATGGAAGCAAAAAGAGAAATAGACAGGTCGGGAATCGGGTGTGAACCGGCTTCCGCTGCATCTGTAGCCGGTGTAAAAAAACTGAAGGAATCTGGAATAATAAGCAGGGGAGATACAGTGGCATCCATACTAACAGGAAACATACTGAAGGACGTTAGCCTGGTTTCTGAACATAAGACATTGAGTATACAGGATATATTTCAATAA
- a CDS encoding preprotein translocase subunit Sec61beta, with translation MAKDNQNENFQSGAGLIRYFNEEEIKGPAIDPKLIIYIGIAMGVIVELAKVFWPV, from the coding sequence ATGGCAAAGGACAACCAGAATGAAAACTTCCAGTCAGGAGCGGGTTTAATACGTTATTTCAATGAAGAGGAAATTAAAGGTCCTGCCATAGACCCGAAATTAATTATTTATATTGGAATAGCCATGGGAGTAATAGTTGAACTTGCAAAGGTATTCTGGCCAGTCTAG
- a CDS encoding S26 family signal peptidase, whose protein sequence is MGNAGNKRKYRVLTIIFIAAVIIALVGITVYSGVFPPASVVESYSMEHSAQWQYGIIDEGTVVLVKKVNNINDIVTYVQGRSSNISTYGEYGNVILYHNSALNVVTIHRAIFYLEWNGTSPEIAGYHNQSYIHFYKDNIVLDGIGYAHRNLIVNVSGYAGDSGFITVGDHNLACLSYNSGYYNRTYNAYYASDQNIWGIKPVSLNQIVGKAYGYVPWFGLVKLNILRLEGEWPRQYYTHVPEYSYAGLFLSIAAILTIILFPYGKVYNKVKRKTRNS, encoded by the coding sequence ATGGGAAACGCAGGAAATAAAAGGAAATACAGGGTACTTACTATCATTTTCATTGCAGCAGTGATTATTGCCCTGGTAGGCATAACTGTATATTCCGGCGTTTTCCCTCCTGCATCAGTTGTGGAATCGTACAGTATGGAACATTCAGCTCAATGGCAGTATGGAATTATAGATGAGGGAACTGTAGTGCTGGTAAAAAAAGTCAATAATATAAACGATATAGTAACCTATGTCCAGGGAAGAAGCAGCAATATTAGTACATACGGCGAATATGGAAATGTAATACTATACCACAACAGTGCACTGAATGTTGTGACCATACACAGGGCTATATTCTATCTGGAATGGAATGGAACCAGCCCGGAAATAGCAGGATACCATAACCAATCCTATATCCATTTTTATAAAGACAATATAGTTCTGGATGGCATAGGATATGCACATAGAAATCTTATAGTCAATGTATCCGGTTACGCAGGCGATTCTGGATTTATAACTGTTGGCGACCACAACCTAGCGTGCCTTTCTTATAATTCTGGCTACTATAACAGGACATACAATGCATATTATGCTTCTGACCAGAATATCTGGGGAATCAAGCCAGTGTCACTGAACCAGATAGTTGGCAAAGCTTATGGGTATGTACCATGGTTCGGGCTGGTAAAGCTAAATATTCTAAGGCTAGAGGGTGAGTGGCCAAGGCAATATTACACACATGTTCCTGAGTATTCATATGCCGGGCTATTTCTCTCCATTGCAGCCATACTGACAATTATCCTGTTCCCCTATGGAAAGGTATACAATAAAGTCAAAAGAAAGACTAGAAATTCTTAG